A stretch of Myroides oncorhynchi DNA encodes these proteins:
- a CDS encoding BlaI/MecI/CopY family transcriptional regulator, which translates to MIKLPQTEEQIMEYIWELEKAFAKDIMEKYSEPKPAQTTLATLLKRLVDKEFINYQVYGNSREYYPLVQKEDYFEKHINNMVENFFDNSALRFASFFTRKSKMTKHELEELKKIVDEQLKTR; encoded by the coding sequence ATGATAAAATTACCGCAGACAGAAGAACAAATAATGGAGTATATATGGGAGTTAGAAAAGGCTTTTGCTAAAGATATTATGGAAAAATACTCTGAACCTAAACCAGCTCAAACTACTTTAGCAACGCTGTTAAAGAGACTTGTGGATAAGGAGTTTATAAACTATCAAGTATATGGTAATTCTAGAGAGTATTATCCATTAGTACAGAAAGAGGATTATTTTGAGAAACATATTAATAATATGGTTGAGAATTTCTTTGATAATTCTGCTTTGCGATTTGCTTCTTTTTTCACTAGAAAAAGTAAGATGACTAAACACGAGTTAGAAGAATTAAAAAAGATAGTAGATGAACAGTTAAAGACTAGATAG
- a CDS encoding M56 family metallopeptidase, whose translation MLLYLTKITLILIASIGIYKLFLENSKAHYFKRYYLLGTLIIGLFLPFVTISTDVEIVSWNQTLEELNEVIIKSHKDEVIDNSTIDWSYGIVVVYLIGILFSLSKLAVETIKIKRLKRNGTIIDFNDVTILLSSQITNAFSFGNTVYFPTTEELSEENKILLHEIVHIQQRHSLDIILIEVLKSFFWFHPIFYYYKTCISLNHEFLADGLSVSSEEEVGAYLQLLLTQTYKQHELHVTSSFNFNLTKKRFIMITKTNRPWRNTVGISMSCILFLLVSTLAIHAKTTNQKVASDTASRPFQVTDTRAQYPGGMNKFVNDFVLKFTDPYPYSEEDEAKIVVQFTVEIDGSLENIKVLRDPLGVGEEIVKTLKSMPKWFPAQHNGEVVSTIFTLPITFKRTAP comes from the coding sequence ATGTTATTATACTTAACCAAAATCACACTCATTCTCATTGCTTCAATTGGGATATATAAGCTGTTTCTAGAGAATAGTAAAGCACATTACTTTAAGAGATATTATCTACTAGGAACATTGATTATCGGACTTTTTTTACCTTTTGTTACTATTTCTACAGATGTGGAAATTGTATCATGGAATCAAACTTTAGAAGAGTTAAATGAAGTTATTATTAAATCTCATAAAGATGAAGTGATTGATAATTCTACTATAGATTGGTCTTATGGAATAGTAGTGGTATATCTGATAGGTATATTGTTTTCATTATCTAAGTTAGCTGTTGAGACTATCAAAATTAAAAGATTAAAGAGAAATGGAACAATTATAGATTTCAATGATGTGACTATACTTTTGTCTAGCCAAATCACCAATGCTTTCTCTTTTGGAAATACAGTATACTTTCCTACAACAGAGGAGTTGTCAGAAGAGAACAAAATATTACTACATGAGATAGTACACATACAGCAAAGACATAGTTTAGATATTATATTGATAGAAGTACTAAAATCTTTCTTTTGGTTTCACCCTATATTCTATTATTATAAGACTTGTATTTCTTTAAATCACGAGTTTTTAGCAGATGGCTTGAGCGTTTCTTCAGAAGAAGAGGTAGGGGCATATTTACAGTTATTATTAACTCAGACGTATAAACAACATGAGTTACATGTAACAAGCTCTTTTAATTTCAATTTGACAAAGAAGCGTTTCATCATGATTACAAAAACGAATAGACCATGGAGAAATACAGTAGGTATTAGTATGTCTTGCATTCTTTTTTTACTAGTTAGTACACTTGCTATTCATGCTAAGACAACTAATCAGAAAGTGGCATCAGATACAGCTAGTAGACCTTTTCAGGTGACGGATACGCGAGCTCAATATCCAGGAGGAATGAATAAGTTCGTGAATGATTTTGTTTTGAAGTTTACAGATCCATATCCATATTCAGAAGAGGACGAAGCTAAAATAGTAGTGCAGTTTACCGTTGAGATAGATGGGTCATTAGAGAATATAAAGGTTTTAAGAGACCCACTTGGAGTAGGAGAAGAGATAGTTAAGACCTTAAAGAGTATGCCCAAATGGTTTCCTGCACAACATAATGGAGAGGTAGTCAGTACGATATTTACTTTGCCAATAACTTTTAAAAGAACAGCACCATGA
- a CDS encoding energy transducer TonB translates to MLNIINKKLLVSALIFNSFVSLSTETFAKVNREVIELQQVANKVPAKYPGHFMNDFVKGFYKQFKNNSTTEVELTFTINFTITESGIIDNITLPGIDDSTIVEQSTTLIKSLKKWKPATEDGKTVAARYSVPFYINLSDVKSGNSKPVYYAKKEDSLYQMATYPGGIDAFWNEYNKKRGPSGEANFVGDRLKYTITVTIEKDGTLTSPQVKGIDNDRHQQRVLAEFMEIIEKMTKWFPAMYDSKPIRSKMSFTFTNNVSILEV, encoded by the coding sequence ATGCTAAATATAATTAACAAAAAGCTATTAGTATCAGCTTTGATCTTCAATTCTTTTGTGTCGCTTTCAACAGAAACTTTTGCTAAAGTGAATAGAGAAGTAATCGAACTCCAGCAAGTAGCAAATAAAGTACCTGCTAAGTATCCTGGTCACTTTATGAATGATTTCGTAAAAGGTTTTTATAAACAGTTTAAAAACAATAGTACAACAGAGGTAGAACTTACTTTTACAATTAACTTTACCATTACTGAGTCAGGTATAATTGATAATATTACATTACCTGGTATCGATGATTCTACAATAGTGGAACAGAGTACAACACTTATTAAGTCTTTAAAAAAATGGAAACCGGCTACAGAAGATGGTAAAACAGTAGCAGCGAGGTATTCTGTGCCTTTTTATATCAATTTATCAGATGTTAAATCAGGAAATAGTAAGCCTGTATATTATGCGAAGAAAGAGGATAGTTTATATCAGATGGCAACTTATCCAGGTGGTATAGATGCGTTTTGGAACGAATATAATAAGAAAAGAGGCCCTAGTGGAGAAGCTAATTTTGTTGGAGATAGACTAAAATATACAATTACAGTGACTATCGAGAAAGACGGTACGCTGACTAGTCCTCAAGTAAAAGGAATTGACAATGATAGACATCAGCAGAGGGTATTAGCAGAATTTATGGAAATAATAGAAAAGATGACCAAATGGTTCCCAGCTATGTATGATAGTAAACCGATTCGTAGCAAGATGAGTTTTACATTTACAAATAATGTATCGATATTAGAAGTATAA
- a CDS encoding GNAT family N-acetyltransferase — protein sequence MKVFIETDRLLIRQYKDSDLPAMIAMNQDDQVMEFFLGKRTAEESTTTFHSFKNKIDKQGYAFFAVEEKSSGEFIGFVGLLDITFDVDFAPGVEIGWRILPQYWGKGYATEAAKACLVFAKETLGLNKVYSFTTTTNIRSSNVMQKIGMKYIKDFNHPLVPIDHPYCTHVLYEIEL from the coding sequence ATGAAAGTATTTATAGAAACAGATAGATTATTAATACGCCAATATAAAGACAGTGATTTGCCTGCTATGATAGCAATGAATCAAGATGATCAGGTGATGGAGTTCTTCTTAGGTAAGAGAACTGCTGAAGAATCTACAACTACTTTTCACAGTTTTAAAAACAAGATAGATAAACAAGGATACGCATTCTTCGCTGTAGAAGAAAAGAGCAGTGGCGAGTTTATAGGGTTTGTTGGGTTATTAGATATTACTTTTGATGTAGACTTCGCTCCCGGAGTAGAGATAGGATGGCGTATACTACCACAATATTGGGGTAAAGGATATGCTACTGAGGCTGCTAAAGCCTGCTTAGTATTTGCGAAAGAGACTTTAGGTTTAAATAAAGTATACTCATTCACTACGACTACGAACATTCGCTCTTCTAATGTAATGCAAAAAATAGGAATGAAGTATATAAAGGATTTTAACCATCCCTTAGTTCCTATAGATCACCCTTACTGTACACACGTGCTATATGAAATAGAATTATAA
- a CDS encoding MmcQ/YjbR family DNA-binding protein, translated as MDINVIYDYCLSKKGTTEEFPFDEETLTFKIGGKIYLLLNLTKWEQGNRFINLKCNPERAEELRADYNEILPGYHMSKKHWNSVILGGSVQWGLLKELIDHSYELVFNSLTKKLKEEINAQQ; from the coding sequence ATGGATATAAATGTGATATATGATTACTGTCTAAGCAAAAAAGGAACAACAGAGGAATTTCCTTTCGATGAAGAAACACTAACCTTTAAGATAGGAGGTAAGATATACTTGCTTTTAAACTTGACAAAGTGGGAACAAGGGAATCGTTTTATCAATCTTAAGTGCAATCCCGAACGTGCGGAAGAGTTACGTGCAGACTATAACGAGATATTACCTGGATACCATATGAGTAAGAAACACTGGAACAGTGTGATATTAGGAGGTTCGGTACAATGGGGACTATTAAAAGAACTGATAGATCATTCGTATGAATTGGTATTTAATAGCCTAACCAAAAAACTAAAAGAGGAGATTAACGCTCAACAATAA
- a CDS encoding MmcQ/YjbR family DNA-binding protein: protein MELDELYEYCSTLLHVDSGFPFDKNLLTFQIGGKIFAMIALHYWEQGDRNIILKCPPDLAIELREQYEDITYGYTMNKKHWNTVYMRGGFTPTQIKEWIDLSYDLIYDMFTRKELLNLPKKNL, encoded by the coding sequence ATGGAACTAGACGAGTTATACGAATATTGCTCTACATTACTACATGTAGATAGTGGATTCCCCTTTGATAAGAACTTACTTACTTTTCAAATAGGAGGAAAGATATTTGCTATGATTGCATTACACTATTGGGAACAAGGAGACAGAAATATAATTCTTAAATGTCCTCCTGATTTAGCAATAGAACTACGTGAACAATATGAAGATATCACTTATGGCTATACAATGAACAAAAAGCACTGGAATACTGTCTATATGCGAGGAGGTTTCACTCCTACGCAAATCAAAGAATGGATAGACCTCTCGTATGACCTAATATATGATATGTTCACAAGAAAAGAGCTTTTAAACTTACCTAAAAAGAATTTGTAA
- a CDS encoding cyclase family protein, whose translation MRATITYTGKEYLIDLNKAIDISIPLVNTEANPIAWYLDTPEISPVVMDDWIGKVSEGKSSTNFNNIAFNPHAHGTHTECLGHITYDFYSVNDSLKNYFFFAQLITISPELQEKGDYIITLEQVKKIWTANNQKAVIIRTIPNEIAKTHTKYSHTNPPYLEAQAATFFREQGVDHLLIDLPSVDREQDEGQLLAHKAFWNVKDTHHLNEDARLEATITEMIYVPNEIKDGMYFLNIQLASFVNDASPSKPVLYQII comes from the coding sequence ATGAGAGCTACGATAACCTATACTGGTAAGGAGTACCTAATCGACTTAAATAAAGCAATAGATATCTCTATACCTCTAGTCAATACAGAGGCTAATCCTATCGCGTGGTATCTCGATACTCCTGAGATATCTCCTGTAGTGATGGATGACTGGATAGGAAAAGTCAGTGAAGGAAAGTCTTCAACTAACTTTAATAATATCGCGTTTAACCCTCACGCACATGGTACGCATACAGAATGCTTAGGACATATCACCTATGACTTCTATAGTGTAAATGATAGCCTGAAGAATTACTTCTTCTTCGCTCAGTTAATCACAATCAGCCCAGAACTTCAAGAGAAGGGAGATTATATAATCACACTAGAACAGGTGAAAAAAATATGGACTGCTAATAATCAAAAAGCTGTTATCATCCGTACTATTCCTAATGAAATAGCTAAGACACATACCAAGTACTCTCATACTAATCCACCTTATCTAGAGGCTCAGGCAGCTACATTCTTCAGAGAACAGGGTGTAGATCATCTGCTTATAGATTTACCTAGTGTAGATAGAGAACAAGATGAGGGACAACTACTAGCTCATAAGGCATTCTGGAATGTAAAAGACACTCACCATCTTAATGAGGATGCTCGATTAGAAGCTACAATCACAGAGATGATCTACGTGCCAAATGAGATAAAGGACGGGATGTACTTCTTAAATATTCAGTTGGCTTCTTTTGTAAATGATGCTAGCCCTAGTAAGCCTGTATTATACCAAATCATCTAG
- the hemW gene encoding radical SAM family heme chaperone HemW codes for MAGIYIHIPFCKQACHYCDFHFSTSLKKKEDMLDSIKRELYLRKDELAGEIIETIYFGGGTPSILEVSEINDLIQTVYNLFEVIDSPEITLEANPDDLDKSTIYKLAESKVNRLSIGIQSFYEEDLKMMNRAHNSTEAIECLELATTLFDNISIDLIYGIPNMTNERWLSNVQRILDLGISHISCYALTVEERTALNKLIKKGVIPSPEEEVAHQHFMLLIKTLKANGYIHYELSNFAKPGYFSKNNSAYWLGKKYLGIGPSAHSFDGVYRSWNIANNSLYIKDISEDKLPLELEKLSVTDRYNEYIMTGLRTIWGVDLSRVEQEFGTVYHDYLVKLSAGFIGDELMRNEHNILTITDKGKFLSDGIASDLFYIA; via the coding sequence ATGGCAGGTATCTATATACATATTCCGTTCTGCAAGCAGGCGTGTCACTACTGTGACTTTCACTTCTCGACTTCCTTAAAGAAGAAAGAAGATATGCTCGACAGTATTAAACGAGAGCTATACTTGCGCAAGGACGAATTAGCAGGTGAGATCATCGAAACTATCTACTTCGGTGGTGGTACACCTAGTATATTAGAAGTCAGTGAAATTAATGATTTGATCCAAACGGTATACAACTTGTTTGAAGTCATTGATTCCCCTGAGATAACGTTAGAAGCCAATCCTGATGATTTGGATAAATCAACTATATACAAACTAGCCGAGTCTAAAGTAAATAGATTAAGCATTGGTATTCAGTCATTCTATGAAGAGGATTTGAAGATGATGAATAGAGCTCATAACTCTACTGAGGCTATCGAATGTCTAGAGTTAGCAACTACGCTGTTTGACAATATTTCGATTGACTTGATATACGGTATTCCCAATATGACCAATGAGCGCTGGTTATCTAATGTACAGCGCATCTTAGATCTTGGTATTTCACATATATCGTGCTATGCATTGACTGTAGAGGAACGCACTGCATTAAATAAGTTGATTAAAAAAGGGGTTATCCCTAGCCCTGAGGAAGAGGTGGCACATCAGCACTTTATGCTACTTATAAAAACCTTGAAAGCTAATGGATATATTCATTATGAGCTATCTAACTTCGCTAAACCTGGTTACTTCTCTAAGAATAACTCAGCATATTGGCTTGGGAAGAAATATCTAGGTATAGGTCCATCAGCACATAGCTTTGATGGGGTATACCGCAGTTGGAATATCGCTAATAACAGTCTTTATATCAAAGATATCTCTGAGGATAAACTTCCTCTAGAGTTAGAAAAGCTAAGTGTCACAGACCGCTATAATGAATATATTATGACTGGGCTACGCACCATCTGGGGAGTAGATCTATCGCGTGTAGAACAGGAATTCGGGACAGTATATCACGATTACTTGGTCAAATTATCTGCTGGATTTATAGGGGATGAATTGATGAGAAATGAGCATAATATACTTACGATTACAGATAAAGGAAAGTTCTTAAGTGATGGTATTGCCTCTGATTTGTTTTATATCGCTTAA
- the ruvC gene encoding crossover junction endodeoxyribonuclease RuvC, with translation MTIEKIILGIDPGTTVMGFGVIKVVNKKMEFLQLNELLLAKYEDRYTRLRLIFDRTIELIETFHPDEIAIEAPFLGKNPQSMLKLGRAQGVAMAAALSRDIPVTEYEPKKIKMAITGSGNASKEQVAKMLQQLLPGLKELPKNLDSTDGLAAAVCHYFNSGRITTTKSYSGWDAFVKQNQERVKK, from the coding sequence TTGACAATAGAAAAAATCATATTAGGTATAGATCCAGGAACTACTGTAATGGGATTTGGGGTAATCAAAGTAGTAAATAAGAAGATGGAGTTTCTTCAACTTAATGAATTGCTACTGGCTAAATATGAGGATCGTTATACTCGTCTGAGGTTGATATTTGATAGAACAATAGAATTGATAGAAACATTTCATCCTGATGAAATTGCTATAGAGGCGCCATTCTTGGGTAAAAATCCTCAGTCTATGCTAAAACTAGGACGTGCTCAAGGGGTAGCAATGGCGGCTGCCTTATCTCGTGATATCCCTGTGACAGAATATGAACCTAAGAAAATCAAGATGGCTATCACTGGTAGTGGTAATGCGAGTAAAGAACAAGTGGCTAAGATGCTACAACAGTTACTCCCAGGACTAAAAGAGCTTCCTAAAAACCTAGATAGTACAGACGGATTAGCTGCTGCGGTATGTCACTACTTTAATAGTGGTAGAATAACGACTACCAAGAGTTACAGCGGATGGGATGCATTCGTCAAACAAAATCAAGAAAGAGTAAAGAAATAA
- a CDS encoding DUF456 domain-containing protein: MEYILLMLSMFLLIGGLVGSVLPALPGLPVSWLGILCLYLTKGVEMNHTILWVSFIVMIAVSILDYVIPSQGTKKFGGSKYGVWGTNIGLVVGIFAPIPFGFIIGPFVGALVGELIYNSSDQRRALKAATGSLIGFLASTFMKVVVSIIFIGLGIKIIWNNASVWL; encoded by the coding sequence ATGGAATATATATTATTAATGCTCAGTATGTTTTTATTAATCGGAGGGCTAGTTGGTAGTGTTCTTCCTGCCTTGCCAGGACTCCCAGTTAGTTGGTTGGGAATTCTATGTCTATACTTGACTAAAGGCGTAGAGATGAATCATACTATTCTATGGGTGAGTTTTATAGTGATGATAGCTGTCTCTATTTTAGACTATGTCATTCCATCACAAGGAACGAAGAAGTTCGGTGGAAGTAAATACGGTGTATGGGGGACTAATATCGGATTAGTAGTTGGTATTTTTGCACCTATTCCATTTGGTTTCATAATTGGACCATTTGTAGGAGCATTAGTAGGAGAACTAATCTATAATAGTAGTGATCAGCGTAGAGCGCTTAAAGCTGCAACAGGTTCTCTAATAGGATTCTTAGCATCGACCTTTATGAAAGTAGTAGTCTCTATTATTTTCATAGGCTTAGGGATAAAGATTATTTGGAACAACGCCTCAGTGTGGCTCTAG
- a CDS encoding DMT family transporter yields the protein MGNKPRIALFIGIICISIFPVIVKLNLTPSLISAFYRMAIAAVFVVPYAIFTRQIKLYDTKTMGLIVLCGIFFGSDIAVWNYAIQGSSATQATLLTNLAPVWVGIGSYLFLSTKPTSNFWIGTVFAILGMVVLIGVEVFMDFSFDLPFAFGILSGILYACYILMSKKVLSTVGVIPFMTYSLLVSSVFLAIVNLIAGSPFTGWPAEGWVTLVIQGIICQLLAWLLISYSTQHMRATRVSLSLLSQALLAAILAWAFLDEQITMQMIIGGMIILIGIAITFREKPLLGSKK from the coding sequence ATGGGAAACAAACCTCGTATAGCCTTATTTATAGGAATCATCTGTATATCTATCTTCCCAGTGATAGTGAAGTTAAATCTAACACCTAGTTTGATATCAGCATTTTATAGAATGGCGATAGCTGCAGTGTTCGTAGTTCCTTATGCTATCTTTACGAGACAGATCAAGTTATATGATACTAAAACAATGGGATTGATCGTGCTATGTGGAATATTCTTTGGATCTGATATCGCTGTATGGAACTACGCAATCCAGGGTTCTTCTGCTACTCAAGCTACTTTACTAACTAATCTAGCACCAGTATGGGTGGGTATAGGAAGTTATCTATTCTTAAGTACTAAGCCTACGTCTAACTTCTGGATTGGAACGGTATTCGCTATTCTAGGAATGGTCGTTCTTATTGGAGTAGAGGTATTTATGGATTTCTCTTTTGATCTACCTTTTGCATTTGGGATATTGTCAGGGATATTGTATGCGTGTTATATCTTGATGAGTAAAAAGGTTCTTTCTACAGTAGGGGTTATCCCTTTTATGACGTATAGCTTACTAGTCTCTTCTGTGTTCTTAGCCATAGTGAATCTAATAGCGGGTTCGCCTTTTACAGGATGGCCTGCAGAGGGATGGGTGACGCTAGTGATACAAGGTATTATCTGTCAATTATTAGCTTGGTTATTAATCAGCTACTCTACTCAGCATATGCGAGCAACTCGTGTATCACTAAGTCTTCTTAGTCAGGCTCTACTAGCAGCTATACTTGCTTGGGCATTCTTAGATGAACAAATCACGATGCAAATGATCATTGGCGGGATGATTATCTTAATAGGAATAGCTATTACATTTAGAGAGAAACCATTATTAGGAAGTAAAAAATAA
- a CDS encoding Ig-like domain-containing protein: MKLKSILFVACSLFLFNCSSSDDNGGTPVKPSKIEFKTKEKQLLVNESFNLLDELILENIDTKTIQWTGYNDKIVTLSGTTIKATAKGETTLIASVKNSDKKASLKLIVADVKVVFKQEKVEIHRGNTIDLNELLTLENVAKDELTWSMDNNDFAKIKDGVVTGFAKGEVNITAAATNKQVKATIKVVVKPAEISELQIVGLGGVLLLNKKEQLKAAAYPQDAELVGLIWSSSNEKIVKVSQTGLAEPVALGSVLISVKSPNGKEATVEVEVIKPDITLIAMLPKEYDVIYGTNFELEVITTPERIEPGMLVFTSSNPSIATVDEKGVVTTFANKKGNVTITASSKKDPNINAESKLNIMAPFDKITVSTTVSGLNYVDGAANGHATLEIKDNSINAGFVYTNPNWFQVTRVRVFSKEGKVIFENNELEDTRYGTSRKYGFKLDGVRDPYIEYDLKFKDHKETKKATLVLKK; the protein is encoded by the coding sequence ATGAAATTAAAGAGTATACTATTTGTAGCTTGTTCATTATTTCTGTTTAATTGCTCTTCTAGTGATGACAACGGAGGTACACCAGTTAAGCCGAGTAAAATAGAATTCAAGACAAAAGAAAAACAGCTTTTGGTTAACGAGAGTTTTAATCTTTTAGATGAACTCATATTAGAGAATATCGATACTAAGACTATTCAATGGACTGGATATAATGATAAAATTGTTACCCTATCAGGTACAACGATTAAAGCAACAGCTAAAGGAGAGACCACGCTTATTGCGTCTGTAAAGAACAGTGATAAGAAAGCTAGCCTAAAGTTGATAGTAGCGGATGTTAAGGTCGTTTTTAAACAAGAGAAAGTAGAGATTCATAGAGGAAATACTATTGACCTAAACGAATTATTAACCTTAGAGAATGTGGCGAAAGATGAGTTGACATGGTCAATGGATAATAATGACTTTGCTAAAATAAAAGATGGAGTAGTAACAGGTTTTGCTAAAGGGGAAGTGAACATTACTGCGGCTGCAACTAATAAACAAGTCAAAGCAACTATCAAGGTTGTTGTTAAACCAGCTGAGATAAGTGAGTTACAGATTGTAGGGCTTGGAGGAGTATTATTACTAAATAAAAAAGAACAACTAAAAGCAGCTGCATATCCTCAAGATGCTGAACTTGTTGGATTAATATGGAGTAGTTCTAATGAGAAGATTGTTAAGGTTAGTCAAACGGGATTAGCAGAGCCAGTAGCATTAGGAAGTGTTTTGATAAGTGTAAAATCTCCTAATGGAAAAGAGGCTACCGTTGAAGTAGAGGTTATAAAACCTGATATTACGCTTATTGCTATGTTACCGAAAGAATATGATGTTATATATGGTACTAATTTCGAATTAGAAGTAATAACTACTCCAGAGAGAATAGAACCTGGTATGTTAGTGTTTACTTCTAGTAATCCTTCTATCGCTACGGTAGACGAGAAAGGTGTAGTAACTACATTTGCTAATAAAAAAGGAAATGTGACTATCACAGCCTCTAGCAAAAAAGATCCAAATATAAATGCTGAATCTAAGCTGAACATTATGGCTCCTTTTGACAAAATAACAGTTTCTACTACAGTAAGTGGATTAAATTATGTAGATGGAGCAGCTAATGGTCATGCTACATTGGAGATTAAAGATAATAGTATTAATGCTGGTTTTGTTTATACTAATCCTAATTGGTTTCAGGTTACACGAGTACGTGTATTTAGTAAAGAAGGCAAAGTAATATTTGAGAATAACGAATTAGAAGATACTCGTTATGGAACTTCTAGAAAGTATGGCTTTAAACTAGATGGAGTGCGTGATCCTTATATAGAATATGACTTGAAGTTTAAAGATCATAAAGAAACTAAGAAAGCAACATTAGTACTGAAAAAATAA
- a CDS encoding energy transducer TonB codes for MRNRLLSLLVALSLTSIVQLYGQEQEKEKAVNVYSEDATAVRSRISIVQLSRNFMKLFNEKFPNRIVPYERTVIFYFVIDADGTASHIEVIRSDFNEEYTIHFLQFIDKVTMNAWIPASVNGKQVQKDYTLKVRVGE; via the coding sequence ATGAGAAATAGGTTGTTATCGCTATTAGTAGCATTATCACTGACTAGTATAGTGCAGTTGTATGGGCAAGAACAGGAGAAAGAGAAAGCAGTTAATGTTTATAGCGAGGATGCTACTGCTGTACGTTCTCGTATCAGCATCGTTCAGCTCTCTCGTAACTTTATGAAGTTATTTAATGAAAAGTTTCCTAATCGAATAGTGCCTTATGAGCGAACAGTCATATTTTATTTTGTGATAGATGCTGATGGGACAGCTTCACATATAGAGGTCATTCGTAGTGACTTTAATGAGGAGTATACTATTCATTTTCTTCAGTTTATAGATAAGGTAACGATGAATGCTTGGATTCCTGCTTCTGTTAATGGTAAGCAAGTACAGAAGGATTATACACTCAAGGTGAGGGTAGGTGAGTGA
- a CDS encoding tRNA-(ms[2]io[6]A)-hydroxylase: MLGLKLLTDPRWANIAEANLEEILTDHCWCEQKAATNAITIIAYNSEHEDLVTEMTEIAIEEMQHFQMVHNIIKERGYTLGRERKDDYVGQLYKFSKKDGSRNECFIDKLLFAAMIEARSCERFRTLSQNIKDEELAKFYHELMISEANHYTTFLKFARKYTERVDVDKRWQEWLEFEGELIQSYGNKEHIHG; this comes from the coding sequence ATGTTAGGATTAAAATTATTAACTGACCCACGCTGGGCGAATATCGCTGAGGCTAACTTAGAAGAGATATTAACGGATCACTGCTGGTGTGAACAAAAGGCAGCTACGAACGCTATAACTATTATCGCATATAATTCGGAACACGAAGACTTAGTTACTGAAATGACAGAGATTGCTATAGAAGAGATGCAACACTTCCAAATGGTACATAACATCATTAAGGAGCGTGGATATACTTTAGGTAGAGAGCGCAAAGACGACTATGTAGGTCAACTGTATAAGTTCTCTAAAAAGGACGGTAGTCGCAACGAATGCTTTATAGATAAACTTCTATTTGCTGCAATGATTGAAGCAAGAAGCTGTGAGCGTTTTAGAACACTATCTCAGAATATCAAAGATGAAGAACTTGCTAAGTTTTACCACGAACTAATGATATCAGAAGCGAATCATTATACAACTTTTCTAAAGTTCGCACGTAAATACACAGAACGTGTAGATGTAGATAAGCGCTGGCAAGAATGGCTTGAATTCGAAGGAGAACTTATTCAGTCTTATGGTAATAAAGAACATATACATGGGTAA